GTAAAGGATGAGGTTTTTGGGAGTTAAAGAGAGGAGTCGATAATTGAAAGTTTCTTTCCTGTTCCCTGTTCCCTATTCCCTGTTGCCTGACAACACCATTGACGGGAAAGTTAGTAAAAATAGCTAACAGTCCTGTACTTATGAATAAAGTCAGAACTGCTAGTAATCTCCGCCAAAATAATTTATTTCGGGCTTTGTATATCAGATTTTGGGTGAGTTTACCCATTTTTACTTATTTAGGCAACCAATTAGCACTTAAAACCACTGTTAAACCGAGAAAAATTGCTACTAGCGCCCAAGTCACACGATTTAGAGTGTCTTCTGCGCTTTTGGTGCTGCTAAATAGTTGGGCTTGTCCACCGATCGCACCGATACCATCACCTTTAGGGCTATGTAGTAAAACTAGGACAATTAAACCTAAAGCAGAGAAAGCCCAAATTCCTTGTACGATGCTAGTAACTGTCATACGCAATTAAAAATTCCTAAACATGAAACTGGATATAATTTAAACGTAACACGCCCTATTAAAAATTTGTTTGCTGGTTCTTCTGGTGATTGGTCATTGGGTTATTTATCTTCCTGTTCCCTGTTCCCTATTCCCTATTCCCTCTAGAAAACAGTTAACTGTGAAAAGTTAACTGTTAACTGGAATATGTTTTACAACCCTACTTGTGCAGGAGTGCGCGTAGGTTTCAAGTCATATTCTGCTGCTTTCAGGAGCGATCGCCCTGTCATTTCTGGAGGCTGGGGCAGCTGTAAAATATCCAGAATAGTCGGAGCAATATCCGCTAACTTGCCATCATTTCGCAGATCCACATCTGTACCATATCCAGGTATTTTGACTTTTTCGCCTTCTACCAAGATGAGGGGAACGGGGTTAGTAGTATGCGCCGTCCAAGGATTACCGTTATCGTCTAGCATATACTCAGCATTACCGTGGTCAGCAGTAATAATTGCTGTCCCTCCAGCTTTGCCAATACTATCTATCAGACGACCCAAACAGCGATCCACCGTTTCAATTGCTGTGACTGTAGCTTCTATTTGTCCCGTATGCCCTACCATATCAGGGTTAGCATAGTTCATGACCACGAGGGAGTAAATGCCCTTTTCAATTCCAGCGATCGCTACATCCGTTACCGCTTTTGCTGACATTGCTGGTTCTTTGTCATAGGTGGCCACCATCGGACTACTGACTAGTTCCCGGTCTTCACCATCACAAGGTTCTTCTAGTCCCCCATTAAAGAAATAAGTGACGTGAGCATATTTTTCGGTTTCCGCAGTCCGAAATTGTTTGAGACCATGATTAGCAATCACTTCACCCAGAATATTCGTCAAGTTCTGTGGTGTAAAAGCAACAGACACAGATAAATCTGGGTCATATTGAGTAAATGTCACAAATGACAGCGGTGTAATTTGCTGTCTTTCAAAACCCTGAAAAACAGGACTAACAAAAGCTTGAGTTAATTGTCTGGCGCGGTCGGGGCGGAAATTGAAAAATATCACCCCATCTCCAGGTGCAACTGCGCCAGGAGCAATTCTGACGGGAAGAATAAACTCGTCGGTTACGCCTTCAGAGTAGGATGTTTGCAAGACCTCTAATGCCGTTAATCCATTACCAGCGCCATCTTGAGTCATCACATTGTAGGCACGTTGGACTCGATCCCAACGGTGATCGCGATCCATCGCATAATAACGACCGCTCACAGTGACTATCTGACCTATGTTCACCTGGTCTATGTAGTCTTGCAATCTTTGGATGTATTTAGCGCCATCACTGGGAGGAGTATCACGCCCATCCATAATGGCATGGATACATACTTGTGAAATTCGCTGTTCTTTGGCTATGTCAAGCAGTCCAAATAGATGGGTAATATGCGAATGCACTCCTCCATCAGAACAAAGACCTACTAAATGTAACTTGCCATTAGATGAGCGAACTTCCTGGCAAATTTTGACAAGTGCTGGGTTAGCGGCTAGAGAACCGTCTTCAACCGCATCAGAGATGCGTACCAGTTCTTGGGGAACCACACGCCCAGCGCCAATGTTCAAATGACCAACTTCCGAGTTGCCCATTTGACCTTCTGGCAACCCTACGGCTTTTCCTGATGTGCGAATGAGGGTGTGGGGATAGGCTGCCCATAAACTATCCATGATTGGTGTTTTAGCAGCAGCGATCGCATTTCCTCGCTTATCCTCACAGTAGCCCCATCCATCTAAAATGACTAGCACCACAGGAGCAACAGGTGCTTTGGTCATAGTAAAATTGCCCTTTACTTTTTGTAATATCCGAATGATATCATTACTAACCGCTAGTTGAAGAAAGAAGTTGACGAAGATAGTATTTGCAGGAGTTATAGCTGTTAGAAGTCAGGAGGCAAGAGTCAGGGTAGAGAAATTGAGAATTATTATTAATATTCATTAATAGTTTGAATATCATTAGCCAAGATTAGGAAGTCTAGAATTTGAGGATGTTCACACTTTAGATAAAATTAGTATGCTAATGTAATTATTTTTAAGAATTATTTTTTTACTCTACAGAAATTGATGATACATTTCCACCATTAACCCAACGAAGCCAGATTTCCCAAGCCCGTTTACTCATAAAACCCACACCAGCAGCAGTTAAAAGTATAGCCACCGCACTTAAGACAGCAGCAATAGGAGGATAAATCATACTAATTGTTAACAATACAACTGTATTTGTGCCAACAGCCAGCCCCGCTTGAGCAGTATCAGAAGCAACTTTTTTAATCAACTCATCTTTAGTAATTTTTCCCTCTAAATATAATAGTGAATTTTCCAAAATTGAAAATATTAATTCTACAGATGCGGCTGCAACAGCCCCTTGCACAACGCCTTTAGTGATTTGCATAAGAGGTTGTTTGAAAAGTATTAGATGAAACCAATAATCTTCAGTAACCTAACCCCCCTTTCCCCCTTCCCTACGAGGGAATGGGGGTTTCAAAGCCTCTCCCCGCGTCGGGGAGAGGTTTGGAGAGGGGTTTATTTATACATTCAAAACTTTTAAAACATCCTCTAACATCGGATTTGAACCCAGCACTATTTTGAACTTGTTTAGCTTGCTATAGGACTATACAAGTCTGGTGTAATGAGTCAAGTTACGTTACGCGAATTTGATAGCTTGTGTTTACCTCCAATTGAACCGCTAGAACCTCAACAAATTAAGCAACTTCGTGAATCATTTAATGTAAGCCAATCTGTGTTTGCTGCTATTTTAAACATCAGTTTATCAACTGTTCAAAAATGGGAAATTGGGCAAAAACGACCTACAGGCGCGGCTCTTAAATTACTACACTTAGTCCGTCAAAAAGGTTTGGACAGTTTAATTTATTAATATAACCTGTTCCTGGTGGATATGTTCGTTTAACAGAATATTCTCCACCTTCAGTATCAGATAAAAATTCTATAACTATAGCCGGAACAAATCCCTAACTTTTTCAAGAAATTAGGGATCTGAACTTCTATATGAGTTATCGAAACTCAGTATTTTATTTTCTCTTAGCCCCAGATTTAGCAGCTTTAGCGGCTTTCTTCGCGGCTTTTTCTGCTTCTATAGCTGCTAACTTAGCTTGCTCTTTTTCTTCCTCAATCTTGTTGAGATAGTAATGATAATCTCCCAAATAAACTCGGAATTCACCATCACGAATTTCGACGATTTTATTAGCTATCTGGGAGATAAAATAACGGTCATGGGAAACTACAATCGCTGTACCATCATAGTTTTGCAAGGCTTCTTCCATCATTTCCTTAGCAGGAATATCTAAGTGATTGGTAGGCTCATCCAGAATGAGTAAATTCGCAGGACGTAAAAGCATTTTCGCTAATGCTAAACGAGCTTTTTCTCCACCGCTTAACGCCCCAACTTTTTTAAATACTGTGTCACCAGTAAATAAAAATCTTCCCAACAATGTGCGGACTTCTTCGTTTGTCCAGTCGGGAACTTCATCATGAATTGTTTCCATGACGGTTTTGTTTAAGTCCAAAGCTTCTGCTTGGTTCTGTTCAAAGTAACCAGGGATAACGTTATGATCACCCAGCTTAACAGTACCTTCTGTGGGTGGTTCTGCACCCATAATCATTTTTAACAGTGTAGATTTACCCGCACCATTGGGACCAAGAAATGCAATTCTATCCCCTCTTTCAATCAGCAGATTTGCACCGAGAAAGAGAATTTTATCACCATAAACATGAGTTAATTCTTTGATTTCCACCACTTCCCGTCCACTGCGAGGTGCGGGAGGAAAACGAAAATGCAGTGTTCTTACTCCTGCAATTGGTGCTTCGATTCTTTCAATTTTATCTAATTGCTTCTCTCTGCTTTTCGCTTGGGTACTACGCGTTGCACTAGCACGGAATTTATCTACAAACGCCTGTTGCTTTTCTAATTCTTTCTGCTGGCGTTCAAAGGCGTTAAGTTGTGCTGATTGATTTTCCGCTTTTTGTTGCAGGTAGGATGAATAATTACCAAGGTATGTACTAGAAACGCCACGTTCAGTTTCTACGATTTGTGTGCAGAGTCTGTCT
This portion of the Anabaena sphaerica FACHB-251 genome encodes:
- the secG gene encoding preprotein translocase subunit SecG; protein product: MTVTSIVQGIWAFSALGLIVLVLLHSPKGDGIGAIGGQAQLFSSTKSAEDTLNRVTWALVAIFLGLTVVLSANWLPK
- the gpmI gene encoding 2,3-bisphosphoglycerate-independent phosphoglycerate mutase, producing the protein MTKAPVAPVVLVILDGWGYCEDKRGNAIAAAKTPIMDSLWAAYPHTLIRTSGKAVGLPEGQMGNSEVGHLNIGAGRVVPQELVRISDAVEDGSLAANPALVKICQEVRSSNGKLHLVGLCSDGGVHSHITHLFGLLDIAKEQRISQVCIHAIMDGRDTPPSDGAKYIQRLQDYIDQVNIGQIVTVSGRYYAMDRDHRWDRVQRAYNVMTQDGAGNGLTALEVLQTSYSEGVTDEFILPVRIAPGAVAPGDGVIFFNFRPDRARQLTQAFVSPVFQGFERQQITPLSFVTFTQYDPDLSVSVAFTPQNLTNILGEVIANHGLKQFRTAETEKYAHVTYFFNGGLEEPCDGEDRELVSSPMVATYDKEPAMSAKAVTDVAIAGIEKGIYSLVVMNYANPDMVGHTGQIEATVTAIETVDRCLGRLIDSIGKAGGTAIITADHGNAEYMLDDNGNPWTAHTTNPVPLILVEGEKVKIPGYGTDVDLRNDGKLADIAPTILDILQLPQPPEMTGRSLLKAAEYDLKPTRTPAQVGL
- a CDS encoding ABC-F family ATP-binding cassette domain-containing protein — protein: MLRLEHISKIYPTGEVLKDINWEVKPGDRIGLVGVNGAGKSTQLKIISGEMEPTSGQIIRPSSLHIAYLNQEFEVDPTRTVNEEFWTVFKEANEVQLALAQVHRDMETATPEELDELIHQMDRWQRKFEALDGYSLDTRIGKILPEMGFQVEDGDRLVSAFSGGWQMRMSLGKILLQKPDLLLLDEPTNHLDLETIEWLENYLKGLITPMVIVSHDREFLDRLCTQIVETERGVSSTYLGNYSSYLQQKAENQSAQLNAFERQQKELEKQQAFVDKFRASATRSTQAKSREKQLDKIERIEAPIAGVRTLHFRFPPAPRSGREVVEIKELTHVYGDKILFLGANLLIERGDRIAFLGPNGAGKSTLLKMIMGAEPPTEGTVKLGDHNVIPGYFEQNQAEALDLNKTVMETIHDEVPDWTNEEVRTLLGRFLFTGDTVFKKVGALSGGEKARLALAKMLLRPANLLILDEPTNHLDIPAKEMMEEALQNYDGTAIVVSHDRYFISQIANKIVEIRDGEFRVYLGDYHYYLNKIEEEKEQAKLAAIEAEKAAKKAAKAAKSGAKRK
- a CDS encoding helix-turn-helix domain-containing protein produces the protein MSQVTLREFDSLCLPPIEPLEPQQIKQLRESFNVSQSVFAAILNISLSTVQKWEIGQKRPTGAALKLLHLVRQKGLDSLIY